From the genome of Candidatus Caldatribacterium sp.:
TGGATATCCACCGATGAGCTTCAGGAGGACACCCCTCCTTTCCCGGGAATCGTAGAAGAAATCCAAGCGTACTTTGAGGGAAAACGAGTTGCCTTCTCCCATCCCCTCGCCCTGGACCATCTTCCCCCTTTCACGAGAAAGGTCCTTGAAGCCGTAGCCCAGATTCCCTACGGGAGCACCCTCACGTACGGAGATATCGCCCAAAAAATTGCCCTTCCGCACGCAACTCGCGCCGTGGGAAGGGCACTTGGAAGGAATCCGCTTCCCCTTTTCATTCCCTGCCACCGGGTCACAGGGAAGATGAACCTCGGGGGATTCTCGGGTTACGGGCTCCGGTACAAAATCCTCCTCCTGTCACTCGAGCTTTCG
Proteins encoded in this window:
- a CDS encoding methylated-DNA--[protein]-cysteine S-methyltransferase, which encodes MKLAICFVPTRFGLSILAWREKIEFFILPQRTKEKALMHLHRWISTDELQEDTPPFPGIVEEIQAYFEGKRVAFSHPLALDHLPPFTRKVLEAVAQIPYGSTLTYGDIAQKIALPHATRAVGRALGRNPLPLFIPCHRVTGKMNLGGFSGYGLRYKILLLSLELSGNGLCGNRTL